The genome window ATATTGGGAAAGCATCTACTCCAGCGAATTGTTTAAAGAGAATAGCTTTTCCCTCCATAACAGGAAGCGCAGCCTCAGGACCGATATTTCCTAAACCTAAAACAGCAGAACCATCAGTTACAACAGCAACCATATTTCCTTTTGATGTGTATTTATAAACATTCTCTACATCTTCTTTAATTGCCATACAAGGTGCTGCAACTCCTGGAGAATAAGCAAGACTTAACTCCTCTTTATTTGTGACAGCCACCTTTGAAATCACTTCGATTTTTCCTAAGTGAGCTTCATGTAATTCTAAAGATTTTTCAAAAACTGTAGACATAAAAATTACCCCTTTAATTAAATTTATTTTATTATTTATTTTGAGCTATTTCTAGCAATTTCGTATAAATCATTTCCTTCCGTATCGTTTATAACAATAGCGGGGAAATCAACAACCTCAAGTTTTCTAATAGCTTCGGCACCTAAATCTTCATAAGCGATAATTTCACTGCTTTTAACAGATTTAGCTATAAGAGCAGCAGCACCACCAACTGCAGCAAAATAGATAGCACTATTTTTAACAATGGAATCTCTAACTTTTTGGTCTCTAGCACCTTTTCCAATCATTCCTTTAAGACCTTGGTCTAAAATTTCAGGAGAGTAAGAATCCATTCTATAACTAGTAGTAGGTCCACAGCTTCCAATTGGTTGACCAGGTTTTGCTGGAGTAGGACCAGCATAATATATTATTTGACCTTTCACATCGAAAGGTAACTCTTTACCTTCTTCTAGAAGTTTAACTAGTCTAGCATGTGCAGCATCTCTAGCAGTATATATAGTTCCTGTAATAGAAACGGCATCACCAGATTTTAATTTTTTAATATCTTCATCTCTTAGTGGAGTAGTTAGTTTAATCATAATGTAACCTCCTTGTGTCTAGCGGCATGACAGTTCAAATTAACAGCAACAGGTAAAGAAGCGAAGTGGCAAGCTTGAGTTTCAACTTTGACAGCTAATGCTGTAGTTTTTCCACCAAGACCTTGAGGGCCAACATTTGTATTGTTAATTAATTCTAAAAGTTCTGCTTCTAAAGCGCCAGCAATTGGATCAGGATTAATATCGTCAATCTCTCTTAAAAGTGCTTCTTTAGCTAGTTCAGCACATCTTTCAAAGTTTCCACCGATTCCAACACCAACAATGATAGGGGGACAAGGATTTCCACCAGCATTTTTGATACTATCTACTACGAATTTTTTAATACCTTCAACTCCATCAGCTGGCTTGAACATTTTTAAGGTACTCATATTTTCAGAGCCTCCACCTTTAGGGGCAACTACTATTTTAACTTTATCTGAACCAGGGATAAGCTTAGTGTGAATAACTGCAGGAGTATTATCCTGAGTATTTATTCTGTCAAGAGGATGTTTTATAACAGATTTTCTTAAATATCCATCTTTATATCCTTTAGCAACTCCAGCGTTTACAGCAGAGTAGATATCCCCATTAATTTTTACTTCTGTTCCAATTTCTAAAAATACAACAACGAGACCAGTATCCTGACACATAGGAACATTATCTTTAGCAGCAATCTCATCATTCTCGATGATTTGGCTTAAAATCACCTTACCTAATTCACTTGTTTCTGTAGTTTGACATTCTTTAATCTTGTTTAGAACGTCATTTCCAATGAAGTAGTTGGCTTCAATACAAAGTCTAGCCACCTCATTAGTAACTAAATCTAAATCTAGTACCTTCATTTTTTCCTCCTTAATTTCTGTGTATGCTTTTTGTCTATAAAATTAAAGAAAGGCACCATCTTTATTAAAAACAACAAAGAGGTACCTTCTTAAAAAAATTACTTTTTGATTTTAACTCTCATTAAAAGGTCTCCTATTTTAACATCCCCAGAAGCAACAACTTCTAATGCTTCAACTTGGTCCATGTTAGCGATAATAACAGGAGTTTTAGTTGATTTAGCATTTTCTTTAATATAAGCTAAATCGTATTTAATAAGTTCATCTTTAACCTCTACAGTTGATCCAGGTTCAGCGACTCTAGTGAATC of Cetobacterium sp. ZOR0034 contains these proteins:
- a CDS encoding Fe-S-containing hydro-lyase, which codes for MIKLTTPLRDEDIKKLKSGDAVSITGTIYTARDAAHARLVKLLEEGKELPFDVKGQIIYYAGPTPAKPGQPIGSCGPTTSYRMDSYSPEILDQGLKGMIGKGARDQKVRDSIVKNSAIYFAAVGGAAALIAKSVKSSEIIAYEDLGAEAIRKLEVVDFPAIVINDTEGNDLYEIARNSSK
- a CDS encoding fumarate hydratase, which codes for MKVLDLDLVTNEVARLCIEANYFIGNDVLNKIKECQTTETSELGKVILSQIIENDEIAAKDNVPMCQDTGLVVVFLEIGTEVKINGDIYSAVNAGVAKGYKDGYLRKSVIKHPLDRINTQDNTPAVIHTKLIPGSDKVKIVVAPKGGGSENMSTLKMFKPADGVEGIKKFVVDSIKNAGGNPCPPIIVGVGIGGNFERCAELAKEALLREIDDINPDPIAGALEAELLELINNTNVGPQGLGGKTTALAVKVETQACHFASLPVAVNLNCHAARHKEVTL